A window of Hemiscyllium ocellatum isolate sHemOce1 chromosome 10, sHemOce1.pat.X.cur, whole genome shotgun sequence genomic DNA:
ctagtgcttccaattaaacctgttggactataacctggtgttgtgtgatttttaactttgttttttaaaGCAACACTCATGTTTCGTACAACCAAGAAACtgcttttgtgtttttatttctgtattttatttcatttttagaACCTACTGTTTTCTAATATTACCATGTCAAAATTAATTCCTTTCAATTTTGTCCTCTTATTTCATTGTAAGATTTTTTTCTTGATAAAGATAAGGTTTTACTTATTAATGGCTAGTTATTTATGTTGTAAATATTTACTTATACACataattgtaaggtcctgggggtgctgctgaacagagaccttggagtgcgcattcataattccttgaaagtagaatcgcaggtagatatgatagtgaagaaggtgtttgatatgcttttctttattggtcagcgcattgaatatagaagttgggaggtcatgttatagctgtacaggacattggttcggccacttttggaatattgcgtgcaattctagtctccttcctaccggaaagatatTGTAAACttaaaagggtctgtttccatgttgtacatctctatgactctgtcgaTTATAGCAATTAATAATTGTGTGGTTTGAGCACATTATAAAGAGAAACTGAGGTGATACTGCATTGTTAGATGGGAAGCTGTTTTATGTGATGCTCTATTCTGGAAATAAATGTAATTTCAAGAAAAGTATTCGTATTTAAGTATTTTACTTTACCAACTATCTTGGATTGTATGAACATGAGTGGACAAGAGCAGTCTATCTTCAATAAAGTGGCCCAGACAAATGCGAAGGGTTGGAACaattcaaagaactgtggatgctggagatctgaaacaaaaacagaaattgctggagaaactcagcaggtctggcagcatctgtgggaagaaatcagagttaacgatttgtcagttctgatgaagcattactggactcgaaacgttaactctgctgtcttcccacagatgctgctagaccccCTGAGCTttgcctgcaatttctgtttcaaaCACTAAGGGCAGCACAGGTACTGAGTAAAGGTGCAACTCTTAGAACAACCTTTCCACTCTCTCTCAAGCAAATAAGTGATGACGTTTCACGGTTGTTATGTGTGAATGTGCTTCAACATTAGGGAAAGAAGTGAACAGTGCTGACCTACTGACATTAGCAGTGGAGTGAGTGATTACAGGTGGGAGTTCTGAAGAGGAAGGCTTGTGGCAAGTTTGTGAAAGACTGTAAAATTAAGACGAAAAATATGGGGAACATTAAATGTCTGAATTGCGATGGGCAAAGATAAAAAGCAGGAACAAGGAGAACACAACACAAACCAAAATGCATTAACTACTAAACACATAGTGAGGGACAGctcatcaaatccctacagtgtggaagcaggccattcacccattgagtccataccaaccctccgaagagcatcccacccagacccaacccgtctcagtaaccctgcatttcccatggccaatccaactaacctgagcatctttggattgtgggaggaatatatcccacccagacaaaacccacacagaaacggggaaaatgtataaactccacacagacaatcaacTGAAgatgaaattgaacccgggtccaaggtgctgtgaggccgcagttctaaccattgagccactgggGAAAATGGAATATTTAAATCCATTGGTGTTGGGATTAAATTTACAGAAAGAAATTTAATGATGATCAAAACAAACCATATAAAAATCCCTCTCCTACCATTCatgtaatttaaaaaaattccTGAATATGTTTATGTAATAATTTCTTGTGCACTATTTCAATGAAGTCACTGGCTgtttattgcattttggtaagtgcCAATTATGAACAGCACAAAGGAAGTGGGTGCAAAGGATTTAAAAGAAACATGAACACAGAATATTAATCCCCATTGTGAATCATGAACTACAAGATGATGTACAACAACATTTTCTGTCTTCTCTCCTTCCAAATGGCCTCTCTTTTCACATAATTGTTAGATATTTGctgtggtttgttttcactgaatcTTCCATACCCATGATAAACTATGACAGTGAGTGTTGAAAAACTATCCGACTGAGCAGTTGGGTGTGGTATGGATTTGTCACTGTTCAGCTTAATCCCATCTTCAAACATTTCAACGAGAGATTACCAACCCTTCTGTTCCTTAACCCAAACTCTGGGATGGAGAGACCCACTTTAATGCCTCCACCCCCAACACAGGTGAAAAGATTTGCCTTTTTTCTTCTTTCATCAGATACAGGATTACTGGCAAGGGCCAGCATTTATCTCCCTTCCCTAAATGTTCGTCAACTGAGGGGCATTTGTGAGTCCAACATGTTGCTCTGGgactggagtcagatgtaggctcACGTGGGTAAAGATGGGAAATTTTCTTCtataaaggatgttagtgaaccagatgagtttttacaataCCCATAATAGTTGTCATCGTCACTatcattccagatttattaaaaaAAGTTTAATTGTAGTGGCATATGAGCCCATGTCCCCAGGTCATTAACCTGGACCGTAAACAgatgctcgttggatgctgcctgaactgctgtgctcttccagcaccactgatccagaatctggtttccagcatctgcagtcattgtttttaccagtaCATTACTGTTGAGTCACTGTCTCCTCCAGACCAGTCATTTCTGTCATTCACTGGATACAGAGAAAGCTCCGATTTTATATTCAACCTGGAGGGTTCACCATTCATGATCAAGTGCTGAGGCTGAAGACTTTCTGCTGTTAATAAGAACATTTTCcacattttgttttcaggttaaTACCTCTGTTCCATTCCCTTTTGTATACATATAATTTAGTTAGCACAGCATGCTAGAAATCAAGTTGTTATCACTGAGGACTTGCATTTTCCCTCCTTAAAATGGGTCGAGTTCACCTCAACCAGGGTGAGAGAGCATCCTGTTAAGAAAGAATCTGCAATAAAGGTGCAAACGTTCCTGGAGTCAAAGGAAAAATAAAGTACCAAACGAGATAAAGGTTTGTAATTATTAAAAGCAAACAGGAATGGCCTTTCTACTGATCCAGTAGTATAAAAGAGATAATATGTACTGTGAAACAGAACTCAGTACAAGTTTGGTAAATCCCAtggacatttggcccataacctgtATGCAGATAACATGGGAATTCCAAAGTTTATCTGTGGGACTTAGAGGGGGTCAGGTGGCTGGGTGAAAAGATTggtatcagccagggttcctggtTCTGATAAATATCCAGTCACCAAACAAACATTCTTTTGGTGACAATTCTAACATGGGAACACCCACAGGGTTGAATTGTCTGTCGTCACGATTGACATATGAAGGAGAAGCAGTTGGATGAGGTGCAGGGAAGGCACTCCCAGTGGATGTGGATTTGTACCCCAGTGCCACAGTTCAGTTAAGGAAAGGCAGAAAATTTGGAAGGATGTAAGTGGGACTGGGGTGGGAATAAATATGAAGGATTGTGGTTCCCATTGCAAGTTTTTCTCAGTTAATAAATGAGAAATCACTGTAAGTTCTGGCAACGATCAAGTATTGGGTATCAGCTCAGTTGTCCAAATGGTTGTCTTTCCCCAGTTACAGCCCTGTTGTGATTTGGGTGAGTTCTGAGTTGaggtcctctccctggtgtgagtgGGGTACCAGGGACATTTGCATGCCTAGTCATACCTGGTGGTTAGTCCTATCAGCCGTGTGGATGGTGGATGGCAGCTCCCGGGCATGGTTCCGAACCCGGTTGGAGCCCTGGTACTGAATGGTTGAGGAAGTTGGCACACAGAACTCCCGGAAACACCGCTTGAAATTCTCATCCAAGAAGGCGTAGAGGACGGGGTTGAGGCAGCTGTTGGTGTAGCCTAAGGCAATGCAGAAGTGCCAGGCCACTGCTGCGAAGAGAGTGGATGGGATCTTCACCAGGGCCCTCAGGATGACGTAGATGTGGATGGGCGTCCAGCAGATGATGAAGACAGCCACCACCACAAGAACCATCCGTGTAATTCTCCGGAGGTTCCTGTCCTTCTCCTTTGAGCCGGAGAGCATCCGAACACTCTTCAGGCGCAGGATCATCAGACCATAGCACACAGTGATGATCAGGACTGgcataacaaaggcaaagatgaAGACGCAGATCCTCAAGAGGTTGTCCCAGTACCAGGAAGGGTGTGGGAATTTCAGTGTACAATCTGTTACTCCTAAAACTGAAAGGATGAGAAGGATTAGAAAAAAACAAACAGTTAAATTGTGGCTTGTTGGCCATACCCTTCAGATTTCCATAACAACATTCCATATGTAAGCATTCCATAATGACGGACAGGATCAgattttctgctttttgtttctgGGCTACAGGATTGCAAAGTCTTCTGCATCCCAATATAGAGACTCCAAACCATGGGCTAGATATTACAGCTCTGCACTCGGTGAGAACTCTGATAATATGCTAAAGAATGAAGACAATAAAGCAGGTCATCCTTCCACCAACTCTCACCCACCCTGACTTGTCTCCCATGTTACAGAAGATAAAGGCAACTTATTCCAGCAGCAGATAGAGGGAGGGTGGTCCAATGACCCCAACTGTGTGGCCTGTTATCAGGCAGCAAGAGTGGGATACCTCCTTTGGGGGTCTCCTGTACTCTTTGGAAGCTCACTAAAATCAAACCACATCCTTAAACCTAGCCCAGGCATTTAAAGACTCTTAAATTTGATTTACCAAAAGACCTTGCTCTGTGTGATCTTGTGGGAAGATAAGAAACGAGGCCACAATAGTGACCAGAATTGGGTGGCAAGGTAGACTTGCCTGGGAAATGTCTTCTTGGGAAGAGTGAGATCGATGCTCTAGGTGTTGGGGCACCCATTGCCCAGCACTTACCACTGTCAAACCTTATAGTTGCCATTATCATCACGGGCAGTCCAATAGCTGAGGACAGGATCCAGATGCAGACATTGACAATCTTGGCATTCCGTGGTGTGCGAAAATCCAGAGCTTTGACTGGGTGGCAAACAGCAATGTAACGGTCCATGCTCATGGTGGTGAGGGTAAATATACTGGTAAACATATTGTAATAATCAATGGACATGATCACCTTGCACAACAGCTTCCCAAAGGGCCAAGTTCCCATCAGGTAGTTGACACTTTGGAAAGGCAGTGTGCTGGTGGCCAAGGCATCAGCCAGAGCAAGGTTGAAAATGTAGATATTGGTAGCTGTCTTCATTTTAGTGTACCTGAAAATCAAAATAGGGAAAATATCAGGAGGACTGTGCAGTGAGCAACAAGAGTATCCATGGAtaatcaaagcaaaatattgtcgATGCTGAAAATTGAGTTATAGAAtcttgcagcatggaaacagagccttcagtataacttgtccatgctgaccaggtatcccaaacttaactagtcTCATTCACCTGTGTTTGGCCCCTATCATTTACCTtgaccactttctctgacagctcattccgtacagaCACCacactgaaaaagttgcccctcaggtcattttaaaatctttcgcctctcactttaaaccaaaCGCTGTCTAGTTTTAGTCTCCCTTACACTTGGGAAAAGACTcagctattcaccttatcgatgttccttgtgattttataaacctctatcaagtcacccctcagcctcctaagctccagggagaaaagtgtcagcctattcaacctccccttataactcaaacccaccaGTCCTggtaatattcttgtaaatcctttctgcacccttttTATTTTAACACTATCCTTCCTATTTTAACTTATCTACTTttaccagcctcaggcaactgtttgtgtggagtttgcacattctcccagtgtctgtgtgagtttcccccgatgctcaagtttcctccctcagtccaaagatgtgcaagttaggtggattggccacgctacaGTTCCGATAGTGTCCTGGATGTGCAGACGAGGTGGATTAGCCGcaggaaatgaagggttacagggatagcgtagggggctgggtttgggtggaatgctcttcggagcatcggtgtggattcaatgggctgaatggccggcttccacactgtagggattctacgattttaCAGCAAGGCAACCAGAAAGGTATGCATTATTTCAAAGGTGACTCCATTAATGCCttgtaaagccacaacatgatttcctaaatcctatactcaatgctctgaccaacgaAGGCAAGTACCCTGTCTACCCTGATAACATGCTTTCGAGGAACTATGaccctgcacccctaggtctcttatTCTACAACACTCCCCAGAGTCCCATGATTAACTGAGTACATCCTGCACTGGTTTGTCCTACcagaatgcaacaccttgcattttattaaatttaatttcatCTGCTACCTCTCGGCCCATTAACCTCTctgatcaaaatctctttgtgCTCTTGGATAACCTTCTTTGTTATCCACTGTTCCATCAATttttgctggggaaactcagcagatctggctacatctgtggagagagaaatagtgtAACTATTTTTAAGtctagtatgactcttcttcagaatcctTCCATTcttcatcagttctgaagaggagtcatatcATACTCAaaaattttctgtttttctctctatagatgcagctagacctgctgagtttcgccagtgTTTTCTGTGGGATTATCCATAGACCAGCGATTACCACTATGAATACTCAGGGCACAACAGCACAAAATGCTTCTTCAGCCTTCATCTTACCTGGTCCCTCAATGAGTTAGTTCCTACTACACTCAGTTCATTAGCAGCACAGGTTAGACACCAATTGAAGTTCTCCACATACGCAGACATTTTCAGGGCATTAAATATGTCATAAGGTTCCTTCTACACTGGCCACCAAAACCTTTCAGGGCAGCTACCACACTGGGTGAGATAGGGTGAAGTTCCCATCAAATGGTCCCCAGAATAAACATAGAattgtggagaaactcagcagatctgctaacatttgtggagagagaaacatagttaacattttgagtacaACATGACATTTTTTTCAGAATGCTGCATTATGGAGGGATCTAGATGTCCTTGTACAAGAATCACAAAAAAGCTAGCATGAAAATGcagaaattaggaaggcaaactgAATGTTTGCAAGGGAGATTGAATGTAAAAGTAAAGAAAtcttgctacagctgtacaagacattgatgagaccacacctggaatcaTGGGTACCATTTCCTTTCTTATTCAAATCAGCTAATGTGGTTAGTTAGGCACCAAATGCTCCCAAGATCAAACACAGAATTgtagaaaaactcaacaggtctggttgcatctgtggagagacagttaaaaatcacaccaggtttatttggaaccaatagctttcggagtgctgctccttcatcaggtagctgtgggacaggattataagacacagaatttatagcaaaagattacagtgccaTGCAATTGacatgatatattaaacaaacctagattgctgttaaatctttcatcctttagattgggttgcaggtttctattcattaatatgtaaatcacagaacttcctTCAAATCACATTCGAGATAACTTAAGACGTCATAGAAAAGGTGacttctcagctcagacagtatattaaaggtgtgaggttagagtctgtatcccaatattgagtcagactggtaggaatttataaaatattacatggattgactgcccgCATTAACTGtctgcaggttgtgtgctttttgagcaaaataaaatgtatcagcaaatataattctgtaagtgcaaattcaccccatagacttgtgtgtgtgtgtgcatgtgagagagagtgtgagtgtgtacatgtgagtgggtgtgtgagagtgtgtttgtgtgtgcatgcttgatacAGTGTGTAATAAGCCTGTTGGAGGGTATGCGCatgggtgagtgtggggagtgtttcggtgtctgtatgagagagagtatgtgtatgagagagggtctgcatgagtgactaagaatgtgtgtgtgtgtgtgtgtgtgtgtgtgtatatgagagagtgtATGGTGTggtgaggtcacctgtagtgtgacatgaatcccaggttctggttgaggccatcctcatgggttccAAACTTGGATATCAGCCACTGCTTGGCCATTCTGCATTCTGGCCTCAATGGAACCTGGGGTTCATGTCACGCTAGAGTGACCCTACCACACggtacactcctacacacacgctTATTTactcacactcatgcagaccctcacTCATACAGACTTACAGTCCCCACAGtaatccacacacacactaacaggcTTATACTTCATCGcatacactttaccaagcatgcgcacacacaaacacacactcacgtgCAGTCACATGCAcccactcacattctctcacatgcacacgcacacacaagtctatggggtgaattcacacttacagaattatatttgcagatacattttattttgctcaaaaagcacacaacctgcagaCAGTTAATGTGGGCAGCCAATCTCATGGAATATTTTattaattcctactttggaaatagaaccaatctcactcaggattgggatacagactgactctaacctcacacctttaatatattttgagctgaggtgtcaccttTTCTATGAAGCCATAAGTTATCTCGAATGTGATTTgaaggaagttctgggatttatatattaatgaatggAAAtatgcaacccattctaaaagatgaaagacttaacagcaatctaggtttgttcaatatataatttcagttgcatgaaactgtaatcttttgctgtaatATCTATGAATTATGATCttgtcccacagctacctgatgaaggagtgatgctccaaaggctagtgcttccaaataaacctgttggactactaCCTGGAGttatgtgattttaactttgctcaccccagtccaacaccggctcctccacgttgtggagagagaaatagagttaacattttgcatCTGGTAtgacttcctcagaactgaagaacAACTGAAggattctgaagaagagccacTCCAGACTCTCAAtgttcacactgtttctctctaaCTGCTGGCTTGGAGGGGTTGTCTGAGGAGGAAAGGACAAGCAGGTTGGGTGTAAGCTCATGGGAGTTCAgtagaatgaggggtgatcttactgaaacataagaTTCTGGGGAAACTTAACAGAGAAAAGTACTGAAGGATGTTTCCCACAAGAAAGGAATCtataaccagaggacacagtctaAAAATAACATGTTCTCCCATTTATAATGGAGATGTGGAAACATTTATTCTCTCAAATGTTTGGATTTCTGTTTCAGAGAGCAGTGGAGATTAGATCATTGAGTTAGAGTTTTCATTTACAAGACAGTTAAGTGTTATGGACAGTTGTGGGAGGCAGAAAAATTGAGTCGAGATCACAAtctgaccagccatgatcttattgaatgatggaacaggctggagaggctgaatggcctactcctgtttcctgCGGAACCACAGCATGATTTAGCAAAGAAAGACAGGCTTACATTTAAATAGCTCATCTCAAGAACACtggacatcccaaagcactttggaACTGCAGATTCTGTTGCAATTTAGGAAATAGAAATGTGTGTACACGTAAACTCCCATAAAAAGCAGCCTAGTCAGTTCTTGTTTGTAATGTTGATTGATGGGTAAGTATTGGTCAGGTGAGTGACCTTATCTTTCCCATTGAACCTGGTCAAAATAGTGTCAAGACTTAATTTATTATGCTCAGGGAGCAAGTGGGAGGCTGTTTAGGGTAAGGTCTCCATTTGACATCTCACTGAAAAGACAGAAACTCCCTCAGTGATTAACCTACAATTTGCCCTGGGACCATTTGCCTGGAAAAAGAACAATAAAGCTGTCTCTACACTATTGTTTCAAACAGCGATTCAGCATCCTGCATTTTGGAGAGGTCAATTGTCATAGATTGTGAGACAAAGTTATAGATTAAGGCAGTGTCCTGTGAAAAGAATAATATTGCCAAGGAACCAAAGCAAAAcaagaatcaatgggtatcagggacaAACTCCCTGCAAGTTGGAGTCATACCAGGCACAtagaagatgattgtggttgttggaggtcagtcatctcagctccagaacatctctgcaggagtaccTCGGGTTAGTATTcaaggcccaaacatcttcaactgcttcatcagtaaccttccctccatcataaagtcagaagtgaggatgtttgctgatgattgcacaatgttcagcacctgtTGTGACTCCtaagacactgaagcagtctatgttcaaatgcaaccagATTTTGACAATGCCTGGTGTTAGGCTGACAAGTTggaagtaatattcatgccagcTAATGATCATGTCAGTAAGAGGCAATATAATCACTGGCcaatgacattcaatggtgttaccccaccatcaacatccatgGGGTTACCCTTGACTAGAAACTAAACtgggtaaaaaacaatgactgcagatgctggaaaccagattctggatcagtggtgctggaagagcacagcagttcaggcagcatccgacgagcagtaaaatcgatgttttgagcaaaagtgctttatcaggaataaaggcagagagcctgaagcgtggagagataagctagaggaaggtgggggtggggagaaagtagcacagaggacaataagtgagtgggggaggggatgaaggtgataggtcagggaggagggtggagtggataggtggaaaagaagataggcaggtaggacaagtcatgggacagtgctgagctggaagtttggaactaaggtgaggtgggggaaggggaaatgaggaagctgttaaagtccacattgatgccctggggttgaagtgttccgaggcggaagatgaggcattcttcctccaggcgtctggtggtgagggagcgacggtgaaggaggcccaggacctccatgttcttggcagagtgggagttgaaatattgggccacagggcggtgttgtttattggtgcgggtgtcccggagatgttccctcaagcgctctgctaggaggcgttcagtctctccaatgtagaggagaccacatcgggagcaatgggtacaataaatgatattagtcgatgtgcaggtaaaactttgatggatgtagaaggctcctttagggccttgaatggaggtgagggaagagatgtgggcgcaggttttgcagttcctgctgtggcaagggaaggtgccaggatgggagggtgggttgtaggggggcgtggacctgaccaggcagtcacggagggaacggtctttgcagaaggcggaaaggggtggggagggaaatatatccctggtggtgggatgctcctgccccactgatctCATTTCTACCTATCTCGACACTGTCcaatcccccttagtccaggaacatcccacatatgttcgagacaccactcacgccctacacctcctccaagacgtccatttccccagcccccaatgcctcatcttcaccatggatatccaatccctctacacttccatccgccatgaccagggcctccaagccctccattttttcctctcctgacgtccccaacagcacccttccaccgacactctcattcgtttggctgaactggtcctcaaccttaacaatttctccttcgaatcctcccacttcctccaaaccaaaggggtagccatggacacacgtatgggcccgagctatgcctgtctctttgttggctacgtagaacagttgatcttccgtaattacaccggcaccactccccacctcttcctccgctacattgatgactgcattagtgtcacctcgtgctcccgcgaggagattgagcaattcatcaacttcaccaacacattccaccctgaccttaaatttacctggaccatctctgacacctccctccccttcctggacctctccatctccattaatgacgactgacttgacactgatattttttacaaacccaccgactcccacagctacctggattacatctcttcccatcctacctcttgcaaaaatgccatcccgtattcccaattcctccacctcatctgctcccaggaggaccagttccaccacagaacacaccagatggcctccttctttagagaccgcaatttcccttcccacgtggttaaagatgccctccaacacatctcgtccacatcccgcacctccgccctcagaccccaaccttccaaccgtaacaaggacagaacacccctggtgctcattatccaccctaccaaccttcgcataaactaaatcatccgccgacatttccgccacctccaaaaagaccccaccaccagggatatatttccctccccacctcttcccgccttccgtaaagaccgttccctccgtgactacctggtcaggtccacgccccccctacaattcaccctcccttcctggcatcttcccctgccaccgcaggaattgcaaaacctgtgcccacacctcctccctcacctccatccaaggccctaaaggcgccttccacatccgtcaaagttttacctgcacatccactaatatcatttattgtatctgttgctcctctacattggagagactggaac
This region includes:
- the oprm1 gene encoding mu-type opioid receptor isoform X2 yields the protein MYTKMKTATNIYIFNLALADALATSTLPFQSVNYLMGTWPFGKLLCKVIMSIDYYNMFTSIFTLTTMSMDRYIAVCHPVKALDFRTPRNAKIVNVCIWILSSAIGLPVMIMATIRFDSGVTDCTLKFPHPSWYWDNLLRICVFIFAFVMPVLIITVCYGLMILRLKSVRMLSGSKEKDRNLRRITRMVLVVVAVFIICWTPIHIYVILRALVKIPSTLFAAVAWHFCIALGYTNSCLNPVLYAFLDENFKRCFREFCVPTSSTIQYQGSNRVRNHARELPSTIHTADRTNHQV
- the oprm1 gene encoding mu-type opioid receptor isoform X1, whose translation is MYVIVRYTKMKTATNIYIFNLALADALATSTLPFQSVNYLMGTWPFGKLLCKVIMSIDYYNMFTSIFTLTTMSMDRYIAVCHPVKALDFRTPRNAKIVNVCIWILSSAIGLPVMIMATIRFDSGVTDCTLKFPHPSWYWDNLLRICVFIFAFVMPVLIITVCYGLMILRLKSVRMLSGSKEKDRNLRRITRMVLVVVAVFIICWTPIHIYVILRALVKIPSTLFAAVAWHFCIALGYTNSCLNPVLYAFLDENFKRCFREFCVPTSSTIQYQGSNRVRNHARELPSTIHTADRTNHQV